ACCAGCGCTCGACCTCCGCCCCGCACAGGCCGAGAGCGGCCCCCGCCGCCGACGCCGCGATGAGTCCGAGGCCCACCGCCTCGCCGTGCAGCAACTTCACCGGCCGTCCGTCGGGGTCGGCCAGCCCGTCGAGCGTCTCGATCGCGTGCCCGAAGGTGTGCCCGAGGTTCAGCAGCGCCCGCCCGCCGGCGTCGTCGGGCGCGAGTTCGCGCGGGTCGTGCAGCACCACCCCGGCCTTGAGCGTGACGTTGCGCGTCACGAGCTCGGCGAAGAGGTCGGTGCGAGAGGCCGCGTTGATCCCGCCCAGCGTCGGCGCGTGCGTGCGGATCCAGTCTGTCAGCCCCGCGTCCGGGCGCGGGGCGCTCGCGCCGAGCATCGCGTGCTTCACGCACTCGGCGAGGCCGGCCCGCAGTTCGCGCGCCGGCAATGTCGCGAGCGTGCGCAGGTCGATCACGACGAGCGCGGGATCGTGGAACACCCCGAGCATGTTCTTCGTGAGTAGGGTGCCCCCGCCGGGCGCGGGCACCCGGAGGTTGACGCCCGTCTTGCCGCCGATGCTGGCGTCGACCATGGCGAGCAAGGTGGTGGGGCACTGCACGAGGGGCACGCCCCGCCGGTAGATCCCCGCCGCGAACCCGGCGACGTCGCCCGTGATGCCCCCGCCCACGGCGACGACCGGGTCCCAGCGATCAAACCGGTGCTCGGCGAGCAGGGCGGCCAGTTTGAAGGCGGCGTCCGGCGACTTGTGCTCTTCGCCGGGCTCGAACGAGGCGTGCACGACCTCGAAGCCGGCGGCTCGCAGCGACGGGCAGGGGTCATGCCCCGCGCGGGCCGCCCCGGCGTCGAGCACGACGAACGCCCGGCGTGCCCCCGGCCCGACCGCGCCCCGCACCAGCGAGCCGAGCGACGCGACGAGCCCGTCGCCCACGACGACGTCGCCTGTCGCGTGACGTGCGGCGGGGTCGGCGCGCTCGCCCGCGCGGAGGCGTGAGTGGATGTGCACGAGGACCCCCCGCGCCCGCCCTGCGGCGCTCAGTGATCGTACCGGACGACCTCGCGCACGGCGTTCTTCTCGCCCATGATGAGCACGCGCGGGCGGTGCGACGCGTACTCGTCGTCGGTCATGAGCGCGAAGTGCATGATGATGACGAGGTCGCCGGGCTCGACGAGGCGCGCCGCCGCCCCGTTCACCTCGATGGCGCCCGACCCGCGTGCGCCCTTGAAGATGTACGTCTCGAAGCGTTCGCCGGAGCGGCAGTTGGTGACGAGCACCTTGTCGTTGACGCGCATGCCGCAGCGGTCGAGCAGATCGGCGTCGATGGTGATGGAGCCGATGTAGTCGGGCAGGGCCGCGGTGACGGTGGCGCGGTGGACTTTGCTGTGGAGGACTTCACGGAGCATCGGCTAGGCGGTCTCCCGTGCCCGGACGCGCAGCCCCGCGCGGTCGCGGGGCATCTGGTCGGGGCGTTCCCACTCGACGCGGGGCGCATCGCCCCAGAGCATCTCGAGGTCGTAGTGCGAGCGCGTGTTGGGCTCGAAGAGGTGCACCACGACGTCCACGCAGTCCATGAGCAGCCAGCGCCCGCCCTGGTCGGCGTCGCTGCGCCACGCCCGGTATCCCCGCGCGGCGCCCAGGTCCTCGGCGTGCTTCAGCACCGATCGCATCTGCCGGTCCGACGTGCCCGAGCCGATCACGATGTAATCCGTCACCGGGCTGGCCGACCGAACGTCGAGCACCACGATCTCCGTGCACTTGTCGTCGTGCAGCAGGCGGGCCGTCTCGATCGCGAACTCGCGCGCCGAGTCGCCCGCGCCGGCCGCGGCCGGGTCTGCGCCCGACGCCACGCGCGCGGGCAGGGGGCGATCGGGCGCGTCAAGGTTCAGCGCCTGAAGGTCGGGCGCGTCGGAGTCCGCGCCGGTGAGAGTCGGCCCGTCAAGTTCCGGCCCGGTGAGTTCCGGCCCGTCAAGTTCCGGCGCGTCGTGTTCGAGCCGCTCGGCGGCGCGTGCGGCATCGCGCGCGGAGGCCTTGCGCGCCCGCGGCTTCGCGGGCGTCGTTGCGCCCGACTTCGCCGGGCGCTTCGCCGGCGCCTTCTTGTTCGGCGCTTTCTTGTTCGGCGCCGTCGTGTCGGAGGCCTTGCCACTCGCCGCCGAGCCGCGTGCCGCGGGGGCGGCCTTCGGCTTCGGCGCGGGGCGAGCCGCGCCGCCGACCTTCTTCTTCGTCGGGCGCGAGGTCGGGCCCGGGGCGGCGGGCTTCTTGCCCGTCTTCTTGCGGGCCCCCGTCGTCGCACCGGATTTCTGGGAGGTGGCACGGGCGCGAGCAGCACCCGTCTTCTTCGTTCGTCCGTCAGCCATGCGGGGCAAGCGTAGGCGGCGCGCGGTGCGGCACCGGGTCGCCCACGCGCACCCACGCCGACGGCGCGTGCTGCGATGTCACCGTCACCGGCGTCGGGCTCGACAGATGGGCCGCCCGCGCCAGGTGGGGCGTGTTGCACTGGCGAGACAGGTGCAGCAGCACGCGCGCGCCGCGCGGGTCGATCCGCGACGCGGCGTCCGCCGACTCCTCGTTGCTCAGGTGCCCGCGACCGCCCGTGATGCGCCGCTTCAGGAACTGCGGGCGGTCCGACGACGCCTGCATGCGCGGGCAGTAGTTCGATTCGATGCCCAGCACGTCGACGCCCGCGAAGAGCGAGACGAGTTCGTCCGGCACGCGTCCCAGGTCCGTCGCCCAGCCGAGCGACCCCAGCCCGGGCGCGTCGAGCCGATACGCCGCGACGCCCAGTTCGTCGTGCTCGCCCAGCACCGCGCGCACGCGCAGCCCGCAGACGTCGAGATCGGCGTCGATGACGCGCGCGCGTCCGTAGAGCGCGCCCTCGCGTCCGGCCCGCCCGCGATGGGACGCGTGCACGATCATCTCGCACCCGCCCGGGAGGGCGTTCGCCCAGCCGGCGTTCCAGTGGTCGTGATCCAGGTGCGTCAGCAGGATCGCCGCGATCGGCACGCCCGACAGCCCCGACTCGGCCAGCAGCGCACGCGTCCGGCGCGGGCTGAGCCCCGCGTCGAGCAGCACGAGGCGCGCCCCGCCCGGGCACGGCACGCGCAGCACCGCGCAGTTGCCTCCTGAGCCGCTCGCCAGCACGCGGAGCATCAGGGCGTCGGACGGCTCGTCGAGCACGGGGGTCACACTCCGCTGGGGCGCACGAGGCGCACCGCCGGACACGGTCTAGCCCGCGTCGTCCTCGTCCTCGCCAACCTTCGATGACGCCACGATGCCGCGCTTGCTCGCCGCGACGAACTCGGCCATTTCCATCGCCGGCGGACAGTCGGCGCCGATCGTGCGGAGGACCTCGATCTGCTCGGCGCGCGGGCGCGGCACGCGGAACGCCTCGCGGTACGCCTCGCGCAGCAGCGTGATGTGCGGACGCGGGAAGCCAGCCCGGCGCAGGCCCACCGCGTTGATCCCCCACATCAGGTTGCGCTCCGCCGCGATGACGAACGGCGGGACATCGCGCGATATCGCCGTCAACCCTGACACGAACGCGAACCGTCCGATGCGACAGAACTGATGGATCGCGCTCGCCCCGCCCACCGTCACCCGATCCGCCAGGTGCACATGCCCCGCCAGCAGCACGTTGTTCACCAGCACCACGTCGTTGCCGACCTGCACGTCGTGCCCCGCGTGGCTGCCCGCCATGAAGAAGCACCGGTCGCCCACCGAGGTCGGCGGGCCCGCCTCGGGCGGCTTGCTCGCCGCGTGGATCGTCACGTGCTCGCGCAGGATCGTGTCCGCCCCGATCGAGACGCCCGCCGTCGCCATGCCCAGCGTGAACTTGACGTCCTGCGGCGGGAACCCGAGGCACACCCCGGGGTAGATCGTCGTCCGCGGGCCCACCCGCACCGGGCCCTGCATGTACACCATGCCCATCAGGCGCACGCCCTCGGCGAGACGAACCTCGCCCCGCAGCACGCACCCCGGCCCGATCTCGACCCCCGGACCGATCTCGCACGCTGGGTCGATGATCGCGCTGGGGTGAATGCTCGTCACAGACATGAGCGCGGAGTGTACCCCGCGCCGCTAGCATCCGGCGTGTCGGATCGCTCCCCCGCCCTGCATGTCGAGCACCTGGGACGCCTGGCCTACGCACCGGCGTACGAGGCGCAGCGGGAGAGGCTCGAGCGTGTGCTCGCCGCCCGCGAGGCAGCCGACGCGCCCCTGGCCGGCTTCATCCTCACCGTCGAGCACGACCCCGTCGTCACCATCTCGCGCCGACCGGGCGCCCGCGACCATCTCCTCGCCTCTCCCGATCTGCTCGCCCGGCACGGCGTCTCGATCGAGGAAACCGACCGGGGCGGGGACATCACCTACCACGGCCCGGGCCAACTCGTCGTCTACCCCGTCCTCGACCTCACCCTGCTCAACCTGGGCCTGCACAACTACATGCGCCTGCTCGAAACCAGCGTCATCGACACCTGCGCCGCCTTCGGCGTCGCCACCGCCCAAGACCCCGGCGCCACCGGCGTCTGGACCCTGCGCGACGGCGCCCCGCACGCCAAGATCGCCGCCATGGGCGTGCGCGTCCGGCGATGGATCAGCATGCACGGCCTGGCGCTGAACGTGCGGACCAACCTCGACCACTTCGCGCTGATCGTTCCGTGCGGGCTGGCAGGACGCCCGGTCACGACCCTGCACCGCGAACTCGGCGAGCGGTGCCCGCCGGACGACGCGGTGCGCGACGTGCTCGTCGAGAATCTGCGCACGCGGGTTCGGGACGCCTTCGCCCGCGCGCACGAGGCGCGTCAGGCCGCGGCCGACGCGTCTATCGACCTTGGCCCGGAGCGCCCGGCGTAGCGCCGGCGTCGCCCGGCGCGGGGGTGGCCTTCGTCACGGGGGGCAGCAGCAGCGCGGTGGCCACGCGGTCCGTCAGATCATCGCCCTGGTCGCCCCGAACGAGCGGGCGGGCGAGCAGTTCCTGCAGCGTTCCGCCGAGCGTCTCGGCACGCACGGGCGTGCCGGGCGCGCGCGTCGCGATGACGTGCGAATAGCCCAGCTCCCGGGCAGTCCGGTCCGTCGCGGCGATCACCGCCTGGTAGGCCTCCGCGGCCTGGGTGGAGCGGAAGATCTGGTCCTGACGGACCGCGTCCTGGTTCTTCTCCTGCAGTTGCTGCTGCTTGGCGCCGAAGGC
The Planctomycetota bacterium DNA segment above includes these coding regions:
- the rsfS gene encoding ribosome silencing factor, which codes for MADGRTKKTGAARARATSQKSGATTGARKKTGKKPAAPGPTSRPTKKKVGGAARPAPKPKAAPAARGSAASGKASDTTAPNKKAPNKKAPAKRPAKSGATTPAKPRARKASARDAARAAERLEHDAPELDGPELTGPELDGPTLTGADSDAPDLQALNLDAPDRPLPARVASGADPAAAGAGDSAREFAIETARLLHDDKCTEIVVLDVRSASPVTDYIVIGSGTSDRQMRSVLKHAEDLGAARGYRAWRSDADQGGRWLLMDCVDVVVHLFEPNTRSHYDLEMLWGDAPRVEWERPDQMPRDRAGLRVRARETA
- a CDS encoding MBL fold metallo-hydrolase; amino-acid sequence: MLDEPSDALMLRVLASGSGGNCAVLRVPCPGGARLVLLDAGLSPRRTRALLAESGLSGVPIAAILLTHLDHDHWNAGWANALPGGCEMIVHASHRGRAGREGALYGRARVIDADLDVCGLRVRAVLGEHDELGVAAYRLDAPGLGSLGWATDLGRVPDELVSLFAGVDVLGIESNYCPRMQASSDRPQFLKRRITGGRGHLSNEESADAASRIDPRGARVLLHLSRQCNTPHLARAAHLSSPTPVTVTSQHAPSAWVRVGDPVPHRAPPTLAPHG
- a CDS encoding 3-dehydroquinate synthase family protein; amino-acid sequence: MHIHSRLRAGERADPAARHATGDVVVGDGLVASLGSLVRGAVGPGARRAFVVLDAGAARAGHDPCPSLRAAGFEVVHASFEPGEEHKSPDAAFKLAALLAEHRFDRWDPVVAVGGGITGDVAGFAAGIYRRGVPLVQCPTTLLAMVDASIGGKTGVNLRVPAPGGGTLLTKNMLGVFHDPALVVIDLRTLATLPARELRAGLAECVKHAMLGASAPRPDAGLTDWIRTHAPTLGGINAASRTDLFAELVTRNVTLKAGVVLHDPRELAPDDAGGRALLNLGHTFGHAIETLDGLADPDGRPVKLLHGEAVGLGLIAASAAGAALGLCGAEVERWSRDVLGLVGLPTRIGGMPDNGTVRARMAHDKKARAGSLRLVVPNGIGRARVVVDPPAGAVDTGLDAIRSS
- the panD gene encoding aspartate 1-decarboxylase; translation: MLREVLHSKVHRATVTAALPDYIGSITIDADLLDRCGMRVNDKVLVTNCRSGERFETYIFKGARGSGAIEVNGAAARLVEPGDLVIIMHFALMTDDEYASHRPRVLIMGEKNAVREVVRYDH
- the lpxA gene encoding acyl-ACP--UDP-N-acetylglucosamine O-acyltransferase; translation: MSVTSIHPSAIIDPACEIGPGVEIGPGCVLRGEVRLAEGVRLMGMVYMQGPVRVGPRTTIYPGVCLGFPPQDVKFTLGMATAGVSIGADTILREHVTIHAASKPPEAGPPTSVGDRCFFMAGSHAGHDVQVGNDVVLVNNVLLAGHVHLADRVTVGGASAIHQFCRIGRFAFVSGLTAISRDVPPFVIAAERNLMWGINAVGLRRAGFPRPHITLLREAYREAFRVPRPRAEQIEVLRTIGADCPPAMEMAEFVAASKRGIVASSKVGEDEDDAG
- a CDS encoding OmpH family outer membrane protein, which gives rise to MSSSIVQRAERLAIYAGIVAAIGLGLSAHVPSTATAQNSGAAPSGQVRIATADVLGLVDRMMATDRYTSAHQTQVQTLNKTLEPLQQELQALSARYQSLAPDNPERAEIEKAFGAKQQQLQEKNQDAVRQDQIFRSTQAAEAYQAVIAATDRTARELGYSHVIATRAPGTPVRAETLGGTLQELLARPLVRGDQGDDLTDRVATALLLPPVTKATPAPGDAGATPGAPGQGR
- the lipB gene encoding lipoyl(octanoyl) transferase LipB, with translation MSDRSPALHVEHLGRLAYAPAYEAQRERLERVLAAREAADAPLAGFILTVEHDPVVTISRRPGARDHLLASPDLLARHGVSIEETDRGGDITYHGPGQLVVYPVLDLTLLNLGLHNYMRLLETSVIDTCAAFGVATAQDPGATGVWTLRDGAPHAKIAAMGVRVRRWISMHGLALNVRTNLDHFALIVPCGLAGRPVTTLHRELGERCPPDDAVRDVLVENLRTRVRDAFARAHEARQAAADASIDLGPERPA